In Aegilops tauschii subsp. strangulata cultivar AL8/78 chromosome 3, Aet v6.0, whole genome shotgun sequence, one genomic interval encodes:
- the LOC109765565 gene encoding uncharacterized protein codes for MGGGMEVNKNRWIEEWNAGRENLELNFRFTRRSLAVIGLFGLAVPILVYKGIVREFHMQDEDAGRPYRKFL; via the exons ATGGGTGGCGGCATGGAGGTGAACAAGAACCGGTGGATCGAGGAGTGGAACGCCGGGCGGGAGAACCTCGAGCTCAACTTCCGCTTTACCCGCCGCAGCCTCGCCGTCatcggcctcttcggcctcgccgTCCCCATCCTCGTCTACAAGGGCATCGTTCGCGAATTC CATATGCAGGACGAGGACGCCGGCCGGCCGTACAGGAAGTTCCTGTGA
- the LOC141042985 gene encoding uncharacterized protein, whose translation MHFDGSKMRLSLGAGIVLSSPKGDRLKYALRIHFTASNNIAEYEALMHGLRLAKELGIPRILCYGDSDLVVQQCSGEWDARDPNMASHRFLGQKLSEFFAGCEFLHVPRVENEAADTLAKIGSSRQAIPFGVSLEHLRKPSVKPSSDSESIYVPDDPATPQPGTGTAEPDPGAAAPEPAMVAVFAMVTTPSWALPISEFLENGVLPMDETEARIITDNGTNFAKGALAQYCFVSGIRLDLASVAHPQSNGQPRLVELLIRSPGSWLDELPAVLWSLRTTPNRSTGFTPFILVYGAEAVIPTDVEFDSPRVTMYTKVEAKEAREDGVDLLEEARLLALSRSAIYQQGLRHYHSKKIMPLAFREGDLVLRLVQKQTGQHKLSSPWEGPFIVSKALCDRNAYYLIDARKSNKRKRDTAYEETIRPWNAELLRPFYS comes from the exons atgcacttcgacggctcgaAGATGCGTCTCAGCCTAGGGGCCGGCATTGTGCTGTCCTCCCCAAAGGGCGACCGGCTCAAATACGCGCTCCGGATCCACTTTACCGCCTCCAACAACATTGCCGAGTACGAAGCTCTCATGCACGGCCTCCGGCtcgccaaggaactcggcatcccGCGCATCCtatgctatggcgactcggatctggtggtGCAGCAGTGCTCCGGCGAGTGGGACGCCCGCGACCCGAACATGGCAAGCCACCGCTTCCTCGGCCAGAAGCTGTCCGAATTCTTCGCAGGttgcgagttcctccatgtccCGCGCGTGGAAAATGAGGCGGCCGACACGCTCGCCAAGATCGGCTCGTCCCGGCAGGCCATCCCGTTCGGCGTCTCCCTCGAGCATCTGCGCAAGCCGTCCGTCAAGCCCTCTTCGGACTCTGAGTCAATCTACGTCCCAGACGACCCGGCCACGCCTCAACCCGGCACGGGGACCGCCGAGCCCGACCCGGGGGCTGCCGCCCCAGAACCCGCCATGGTGGCCGTCTTCGCCATGGTGACAACGCCATCATGGGCCCTGCCCATCTCGGAGTTCCTGGAGAACGGGGTCCTCCCCATGGACGAAACCGAAGCCCG CATCATCACGgacaacggcaccaacttcgccaagggcgcGCTCGCACAGTACTGCTTCGTCTCTGGCATCCGCCTCGACCTGGCCTCCGTCGCACACCCGCAGtccaacggccag ccgCGGCTCGTCGAGCTGCTCATCCGTTCACCCGGCAGCTGGCTCGACGAgttgccggccgtcctctggagtctccgAACAACGCCGAACCGGTCGACTGGGTTCACCCCGTtcatcctcgtctatggagcagaagccgtcatcccgaccgaTGTTGAGTTCGACTCACCGCGCGTCACGATGTACACCAAAGTCGAAGCCAAGGAAGCCcgtgaagacggcgtcgacctactcgAAGAAGCACGTCTCCTAGCGCTCAGCCGCtcagccatctaccagcaaggcctgaggcactaccacagcaagaagatcaTGCCCCTCGCCTTTCGGGAGGGAGACCTCGTCCTCCGACTCGTCCAAAAGCAGACCGGCCAACACAAGTTGTCCTCCCCATGGGAGGGCCCCTTTATCGTCAGCAAAGCCTTATGCGATCGCAatgcctactacctcatcgacgcccgCAAGTCAAACAAGCGCAAGAGAGACACCGCCTACGAAGAAACAATCCGGCCGTGGAACGCAGAACTCCTCCGCCCATTTTACAGTTAG